In Gopherus evgoodei ecotype Sinaloan lineage unplaced genomic scaffold, rGopEvg1_v1.p scaffold_31_arrow_ctg1, whole genome shotgun sequence, a single window of DNA contains:
- the LOC115640616 gene encoding interferon-inducible GTPase 5-like has product MEALSALTKGIDIESDPKGVFNAALQVYEKFMELFKDGGQVEAASKAQEDVESLENTKLNIAVTGESGSGKSSFINALRGLGAEDQGAAQTGEIETTTEPTAYPHPSYLNVILWDLPGIGAMDFGPERYLQMVNFSRYDFFVIVASERFRSSHADLAREIQRMEKKFYFVRCKVDEDLANARRAHPQAYVEENVLQRIRENARKCLRDQGAINPQVFLLSNWDLGQYDFPLLEETLEKDLPHLQRLAFLLSLPNFSPEIIEKKKSALRGHLWKISLVSAFINVLPMGSVSLSCDVGLLLVSMITFYKQFSLDDDSLAKLARRAGKPVAELKAVIISPQGEVLTRDVLMKKIVQVGYDLTRSVERLFDLVPVISTLGAAGLSFATSYSILSNFLEKVAEDAQRVRKKALE; this is encoded by the coding sequence ATGGAGGCTCTCTCAGCTCTGACGAAGGGCATTGACATTGAGTCAGACCCCAAGGGGGTTTTCAATGCAGCGCTACAGGTGTATGAGAAATTCATGGAGCTTTTCAAGGATGGAGGCCAGGTAGAGGCAGCCTCCAAAGCTCAGGAGGATGTGGAATCTCTGGAAAACACCAAGCTCAACATTGCTGTCACGGGGGAGTCGGGCTCTGGAAAATCCTCTTTCATTAATGCCCTCCGCGGTTTGGGTGCTGAAGATCAAGGTGCGGCTCAGACTGGGGAGATAGAAACAACAACAGAGCCGACGGCTTATCCCCATCCAAGCTACCTGAACGTGATCCTGTGGGACCTGCCGGGGATCGGGGCGATGGATTTTGGACCAGAGAGATACCTCCAAATGGTGAATTTCAGCCGCTATGACTTTTTTGTCATCGTTGCTTCGGAGCGGTTCCGATCCAGCCACGCTGACCTGGCCCGGGAGATCCAGAGGATGGAGAAAAAGTTCTATTTTGTGCGGTGCAAAGTGGATGAAGACTTGGCCAATGCAAGAAGGGCTCATCCTCAAGCCTACGTCGAAGAGAATGTTCTCCAGAGGATCAGGGAAAATGCCAGGAAATGCCTGAGAGACCAGGGAGCCATCAACCCCCAGGTCTTTCTTCTCTCCAACTGGGACTTAGGCCAGTATGATTTTCCCTTGCTGGAGGAGACTCTGGAGAAGGACCTCCCCCATCTACAGAGACTTGcgttcctgctcagcctgcccaACTTCTCTCCGGAAATCATAGAGAAGAAGAAATCTGCTCTGCGTGGGCACTTATGGAAAATATCCCTGGTGTCAGCTTTTATCAATGTCCTTCCCATGGgaagtgtctctctctcctgtgaTGTTGGCCTCCTGTTGGTATCCATGATCACCTTCTACAAACAATTCAGCCTTGACGATGACTCCTTAGCTAAGCTGGCCAGGCGGGCTGGGAAGCCTGTCGCAGAGCTCAAGGCTGTTATCATCTCACCACAAGGGGAAGTTCTCACCCGAGATGTATTAATGAAGAAGATTGTCCAGGTTGGGTACGACCTTACCCGCTCAGTCGAACGACTCTTTGACCTCGTCCCAGTGATTAGCACCCTGGGTGCAGCCGGGTTGTCCTTTGCCACGTCCTACTCCATTCTGTCAAACTTCCTGGAGAAGGTGGCTGAGGATGCACAAAGGGTTCGCAAGAAAGCTCTGGAGTAA